In Moorena sp. SIOASIH, the following proteins share a genomic window:
- a CDS encoding RRXRR domain-containing protein encodes MLRVPVISPNGQPLMPTKASRARRWVKEGKAVIYPNALDIFAIQLVAEASGDETQSIAVGIDPGKMFTGLAVQSAQATLWTGHLVLPYPKVRDRMDTRRMMRRTRRSRRINRKIPYDQRAHRQKRFENRLAKKLPPSIKANRDLEFRVVSELFELYPISQIVYEVVKAKGTKAFSPVMVGQYQSIQRLEATFTVPVTQKMGWETSMARKGLGLAKDKTDKSRQTAETHANDGIALASFPFRKVKTQYYRNGKVVTPTVAVVTLAPFAVVSRPPISRRQLHLLQFSKGGKRRKYGGTTTRHGFRKGDYVEAVKAGQTYRGWISGDTATQVSVSNSNWKRIGQFSARKVRLLKRSTGLLVNY; translated from the coding sequence ATGTTACGAGTCCCAGTAATTTCACCAAATGGACAACCCTTAATGCCGACAAAAGCCTCTAGAGCGAGACGTTGGGTTAAAGAAGGTAAAGCTGTCATCTACCCTAACGCCCTCGACATCTTTGCGATTCAACTAGTAGCTGAAGCATCAGGCGACGAAACTCAGTCGATTGCTGTGGGGATTGACCCCGGCAAAATGTTCACTGGCTTGGCTGTCCAGTCAGCCCAAGCCACCCTCTGGACGGGTCATCTGGTACTCCCCTATCCCAAGGTCAGAGACCGGATGGATACCCGACGCATGATGCGGCGAACTCGCCGTAGCCGTCGGATTAACCGCAAAATTCCCTACGACCAACGCGCTCACAGACAGAAGCGCTTTGAGAATCGGCTAGCCAAAAAGCTTCCCCCATCCATCAAAGCCAACCGTGATTTAGAGTTTCGTGTGGTCAGTGAGTTATTCGAGCTTTATCCCATTAGCCAGATCGTCTATGAAGTGGTCAAAGCCAAAGGGACAAAAGCTTTCTCTCCAGTGATGGTGGGGCAATACCAATCCATCCAACGCCTTGAGGCAACATTCACGGTCCCCGTCACCCAAAAGATGGGATGGGAGACCTCAATGGCACGAAAAGGGTTGGGGTTAGCCAAAGACAAGACCGATAAGAGTCGTCAGACGGCTGAGACTCACGCCAACGACGGTATAGCCTTGGCATCCTTCCCCTTCCGAAAAGTCAAGACCCAGTACTACCGCAACGGTAAAGTCGTGACCCCCACCGTGGCGGTGGTCACCCTTGCACCTTTCGCCGTGGTTTCCCGACCGCCAATTAGCCGTCGTCAACTCCACCTACTCCAATTTTCCAAGGGCGGTAAACGCCGAAAGTACGGAGGAACCACCACTCGCCACGGTTTCCGTAAAGGCGACTACGTGGAAGCTGTAAAAGCGGGTCAGACCTACCGAGGGTGGATCAGTGGCGATACGGCAACACAAGTTTCAGTGAGCAATAGCAACTGGAAAAGAATCGGACAATTCTCAGCCCGGAAAGTCCGATTACTCAAACGCTCCACGGGCTTACTTGTCAACTACTAA